Within the Oncorhynchus masou masou isolate Uvic2021 chromosome 1, UVic_Omas_1.1, whole genome shotgun sequence genome, the region GGTAGCTAGCTATTTCTCCACTGTCAGACTCAGAAACACACCATAGGTGTATATGGAGTCTTTGCTGTATAACATTAATACTTGTCTTCTGCTTAAATCCAAATGATATAACTGATTATCACGAAGTGCTCCTTTGTCATGTTTTTCCTCTTTCCTAGCCAAAGAGTATATCACTCCCTTCATCCGGCCTGTGATGCAAGCCCTCTTGCACATTGTGCGTGAAACGGAGAACGATGACCTCACTAACGTCATCCAGAAGATGATCTGCGAGTACAGCGAAGAGGTCACGCCCATCGCCGTGGAGATGACACAGCActtggtgaggagtgtgtgtgcgcTCAGTACCTGACTCATAAAAAGGCCCTGCGCAGGAAGTCGCCTTCCTTTGATCAGTTTATGATTCCGTTTGTCAGCCATGGAGAGAGGAAACAAGGTCCAAttaccatctctcctagttcCATGTTGGTCTGGTTTTAAAGACTGCTCTCAGGGAAACCCACTTATGGCTGTTATTCCCGTCTCTCCTCAGGCGATGACCTTCAACCAGGTCATCCAGACGGGGCCTGACGAGGAGGGAGGGGACGACAAGGCGGTGACAGCCATGGGCATCCTCAACACTATTGACACACTGCTCAGTGTGGTGGAGGACCACAAAGAGGTGAGTACAGCCATAGCGTCCTGTCCGTGGGgtctacttgtacatcaagctgtctcacgctacagaaacaggatatGGGCTCCTGCCCTATTGGCCATTCTGGTTCGGACAAGGCATATTTACTTACAGCCATTCAACCAAACACCAACTCAGTACAACAGCTTCCCTCACAGCTAAAGTCATGGTGCTGCCTGCCAACACACTTCCAGCTGCCCACCCGCTCCTGGAAACACGCTGTTCTCTCTTCAAAGTGCCTTGCAGGCTGATATCTCTAGAAATAGCACTGTGGCTCTCTGCCCGTACGTCTGCCGACGCACAGGACTGTGGAGCTTGGAACCTGCCAAACCAGCAAATGTTGGTCAACAGTTAGATATGTCTTCTTGGTATACTACTCATGGTCGTTGACTGTATAAAGTAAAGCGATCAGCTGTTTACTTATGTTGTTTTTATCAATGTGCCTACCTACAGGTATTTGGTTTTCTGGAAATTACTTGcacaatgaaatgatcaaatctACTCTTGCAGCACCACATGTATGTTCATGGTGAATatctgtgtgtgttccagtgctCTAACTAAATGAATGGGGTTTCTGTTTTAGATCACCCAGCAGCTGGAGGGTATATGTCTGCAGGTGATTGGCACCGTCCTGCAGCAGCATGTCCTGGGTAAGTCTCCCTTGCTCTTCCTGTCACATCACATTCCAACTGGGTCCTCCCGTCTCTGACACGCGCAAGTGGGTGAGGTGCCTAGAGTAATTTACGTGACTGACTCACTCTGTGGGGGTTGTCCTATATTTACCTCTGTCTGAAAcccagcctgtgtgtgtgctgATTTTCAGAGTTCTACGAGGAGATCCTGTCTCTGGCACATAGCCTGACCTGCCAGCAGGTGTCCCAACAGATGTGGCAGCTCCTCCCCTTGGTGTTTGAGGTCTTCCAGCAGGATGGCTTTGACTACTTCACAGGTATACTGCTCACCAACCTGCTAGTCTCAACTTTGCCTGTTATGGTGATATGACTATTAATTAGGCAGACCATATTAAATGGGGAATGTGACTATTTCAGACATGATGCCTCTCCTTCACAACTACGTCACGGTTGACACAGACACTCTCCTGTCTGACACTAAATACCTGGAGATAATCTACAGCATGTGCAAGAAGGTACAGTAATTTACAGCCACTGTGCAAGGTGTTCACACATTATATTGGTGGTGTGTATTTTTGCTGGTGTGAACAGGTTGATAATCTGTTGTCCATGCAGGTTCTGACTGGCGATCCAGGTGAGGATCCAGAGTGTCATGCAGCCAAGCTGTTGGAGGTGGTTATTCTGCAGTGCAAAGGGCGCGGAATTGATCAGGTAAGCGTCTGGCTTCTACACTAAATCTTGTATGGCTACGACTGTATTCAATCTTATTTAAGCTGGTTGAATATCAAAGTAACTGCTTTTGAGAAGCACTGTACTATACATTCACCTTAGACTTTCTTTGCCGCTCCTGCAGGTTGTTCCCTTGTTTGTggcggctgcgctggagaggctGACGAGGGAGGTGAAGACTAGTGAGCTGAGGACCATGTGTCTGCAAGTGGCCATCGCAGCCCTGTACTACAGCCCTCCTCTGCTGCTCAACACCCTGGAAAACCTGCGCTTCCCAAACAACACTGAGCCCATCACCAACCACTTCATCTCCCAGTGGCTCAAAGATGTTGACTGCTTCCTGGGGTAAGACCATGCAAGATGCTCATGTTTAATATATTTACAGCTCGTCTGGTTTCTATGGTCGCACATATAGTTTGATATCAAATAGAGCACAAACATGTGCAGTAAGATATTTTATGTTATCCCCCAGGCTCCATGATAGGAAGATCTGCGTGCTTGGCCTGTGTGCCCTCATTGACTTGGAGCAGAGGCCCCAGGCTGTCAACCAGGTGGCCGGCCAACTGCTTCCCGCAGCCATCCTGCTCTTCAACGGCCTCAAGAGGGCCTACGCCTGTCAAGCAGAGAACGAAAATgaggatgaagatgatgatgaagatggagaggaggatgaggagaatggtactgcatttaaaaaaatttaactaggcaagtcagttgaaaacaaattattatttacaaggaacagtgggttaactgccttgttcagcagcagaatgacagatttttaccttgtcagcttggggatttgatcagttgctggcccaacactaaccactaggctacctgccaccccaaatttGTGCTGTCCCATTGTCACTCACCTATTTTAATCTTCCTACTATAGTAAATAGATAAGATACAGCTGCAAGGAGCACTTCAATGGTAGATGGTTTGAGTTATGTTATTAGATTGATCAGTAATAATTGCATCCATTGTGCCTTTCCTCAGTTGAGCTGGGCAGTGATGAGGATGACATTGATGAGGAGGGCCAAGAGTACTTGGAGATGCTGGCCAAGCATGCAGGAGAGGATGGGGATGATGAGGACTGGGATGAGGACGACGCAGAGGAGACTGCACTGGAGGGCTACACTACAGCTGTAGACGACGAAGACAACCTGGTGGATGAATACCAGATCTTCAAGGCCATACTACAGAGTAAGGAGACCACCTTTCATGCACACAAAGCTAGTGATGGGTCGTCAAGTTAAGGACACAAATTTGATATAAACAGTGAATAAGTGTTTACACTCAGTCAATATTACGAAACATATTTGTGAGGCCTGTTATTTACAGTGCATTATTAGTACATGCTCTTCAGTGATGATACGATGACGAGTCGGAACGGGACACTGTGTCTGTGGTCACTGGGTCAGGGTCACGTTCTGTGTCTCTGGGTTCAGTTCCCCACAGCAGCGTGTTCTTCAGTTGACATCGAGGCATTTGTCTGAGAAGGTTTAAAAACAAtacaggcctcccgggtggcgcagtggtctaaggcactgcatcgcagtgcttgctgtgccaccagagactctgggtctgTCGCAGCCTGCCGTgactgggaggtccatggggcgatgcacaattggcctcgCGTCGTCCGGATTtggaagggtttggccggtagggatatccttgtctcatcacgcactagcgactcctatAGTGGGTGGACGCAGTGCaagctaaccaggtcgccaggtgcacggtgtttcctccgacacattggtgctgctggcttccgggttggatgtgctctgtgttaagaagcagtgcggcttggttgggttgtgtatcggaggacgcatggctttcgtccttcgcctctcccgagcccgtgcggtagttgtagcgatgagacaagatagtaactaataacaattggataccacgaaaagggggtaaaattcacaacaacaaaaaaaaaagagagaaaaaaacacaatACAAACGAGATCTCGGTATTGAAGATATCAATGCAATATGTTGCATTTTTTTATGTTTAAGTGTAATTCGTACCTAAAAGGGGAGGAAAAAACGTAACTGTATTTCTCCAACTCAGATATCCAGACCCGTGACCCAGCATGGTACCAGGCACTCACACAAACCCTTGATGAGGAACAAGGAAAACACCTTCATGACATTGGCACACTTGCAGACCAGAGACGAGCAGCACATGGTAAGTAAATGTATCCCCGTCATACAATTAGACAgctgttcatttttatttaagCATTTTAATTTCATAGGAAATAAACTTTCCATGTTTGGCCTGTTGTATAATTGCCCTATTTTCTTAATTCTAGAATCCAAAATGATCGAGAAGCACGGCGGATACAAGTTCACAGTGCCAGAAGTGGTGCCAACTAATTTCAACTTTGGAGGCAACGCTCCAGGAATGAATTGAGTCGTCCCTTCTCCCTTTTATTACTCTGACTGATTGTAGTGAAGTGAAAAAAGCTTGTGTTGTTCCCTTAAGTAGTGGTTCCAGAACTGGTTCTTCTCACTGACTCTTCAATCTGACTATCAAATTGGAAATAGCACCAGAAGAAGTGGGAAGACCACCAAATGCAACAAATGGCTGGGAAAACAAACCAAGAACTTGAGCTTGAAGCAAGAGAAAAAATAAGCTCTAAACAACGTTGTCTTCTGGGATCCAATGTGGAGGATACTAGGACGGGGACTTCCTTTTTTTTCTTCCCACTTAAACAAAACGGGAGGGCTTAACAATTTGAAATTGATAACGGGACTAAATGTTTCATCATTTTCACTGTTTTGGCCAAAAGGCTGTGCGTGATAAGATTATACCTCTGGCAGTAGTGTTGTCTACGTTATTTTCTGCATTAACAAATTCTCATGTTTGTTATGTATATACAAGCCAAGGTTCTTGATTTTTAAGTAGCCTTGCTAAAACAACCAGAGGTATTTGTAAGGTGTCAAGTGTATTCATATGTAGCATATTGGATACTTCATAGCACTATGTGATGCCTGATCTCTGTAAATTAATGACTAGCACTTTCATATTGTTCAGGTCTCCTAGCCTTCTGTATCAGACTGCAATTTTTAAATCAATTAAGACCATTTAAAACACAAACTGCTGTAACTTTGGTTACGGTGTAGAATAATGAGTGGCATCACTTTGCTGCTAAAGTGGAAACATTCTTGATTCCTTAAAAAAAGAATGCTCTTGGTGTTCAGTTTCGATACAAGACTTGTTGTGAGCACTGAAAGTCAATTGGATACTTCATTGAAGCATGTACAATTGGACTTGATCGTGAAGGTCTCAAGCATTTGGTTGGTGTATGGAtgaaccatatatatatatacacacacaccaatataTTAAAAAAAGTTAAGTTGGATTGCATGCATTTGACTGTTTACTAACAGCTACACAGTTGTGCACTCAGTCATTTGATTTGGAGCCTATATTTGAGTGAATGTCTGTATACTCTGTCAGATCAGGTGATATGTAGTCTATTTAAAACTATGCTGCCAGCTAATTATAATTCTAGTTTATTTGCTACTACGGCTCGAAGGGTGTCATGTCCTCCTTGGCAAGCGTTGATCACTCCCACTAGTAGAGCTTTACAGTTTCTACATTATCAGTGACCGATATAACTGCATACTGCGCAGCACGATATAGACGAATTAGAACGTGGCCATAAACTTGCTTCAAACTGCATACCGTTTTCCTGGATCTGGGTAGTTTCATTTAACAGACACTGCTGGCTAATGTCAATGTATATAAAATGCATTACAAATACCCTTGAGTTTGATTCAACTGCATTGCCCACATTACCTCGCTCGACTTTAGGCTACCATGAGGCTTTGCGGTTCCAAAATGGCTGTGTTCAACTTCGGAAACGTTTTTTAGGATTCTATATTTGTTGTGCTGAACGAACAACACTAATATGAAGTATAATAACATAGGTGAAGTGAAATCATTTATTGGAAACCGCTGGAAGTTTTGAGCAAAGTTCAGCGGTCGTAATTGTGATCCAGAATGGCGTATGGAACACCCCAAAAGCAGAATGAGAAAAATAAGTGAAAGGGGGAGGTCATCAACCAATGAATGAAAGGGCTTTGAACCAATGAGATAACTAGTAGCTTGCGCGACTGAAATATTTGCCAATCAATACAGATCATGTCGGGGCAAATGCTATCTTTGTACATGTTCAAGGGTGTGCGCACAGGAGAACATTTCCTGCCCTGATGCATGGTGGTCGAACCGAAGGGATTGTTGGAAATTTTAGAGGTTCGTATAAATGTGGTTTTACCCAGTGTGCCTTTCTACAGCCATATCCAGTTTGGGAGACGGAAGGGGATAGATGTGCTCGGCATTTCCTATGAGAAATATACTCAATTAAACCATAGTTTAAATCATGTATTGTCTAAAAAAGTGTATTATTCGCTAGCCCACATGCTAATTAGCACTAGCAAATTATTTGTCCGCGCTTTTCACACTACTAACTAGTTAACGTTAGCAGTTCGTTTAAGAGGCTAATCTGTCAACTCGATTTCCCCATTGACTGTTTCTTTAGCTAAATAACTTTCATTTTCTCCACATTGTTAGCTAGTAGATACATACATgacaaactagctagctaacgttaaataCATTATCATTGAGTGTCGGTTAGTTAACGTTAATCGAACAAAAACTTCTCAGCTAACGTTTCTGTCAAATTTAGTTCGTTACCTATAGCTACCGAGGTATAGGTAACAAATATCCCATACCAATTACATTCATATTTGATACGGTAACGTTGTCTGACATAGTTAGCTGAAGCTGCACTGTTGACTTTCCTATCAAGTTCCATCCAACTTGGCAACAACATGAACTGTTGAATCTATCTGCTGTTGTATAACATGTCAGCTGGAAGTTTGATTTTTATTAGTGTACATATCAGATCTAGTAATGCAACAGACATTGATAATTGTATAACGTGGGTCTTGTCGCATCCATAAATGACCATTGTGCCTCAGGCTACGGCAGTGACTGACTGCAGCCACACATAGttaatataatgtgtgtgtgtgttcgtctgGACAGAGCAACAATGCTTTTGGCTCAGATTAACCGGGACTCCCAGGGCATTGCAGAGTTCCAAAATGCAGGTGGAGGCACTCAGCAGGTCACTCTCTGTTTGGCTGAGGCTGTTTCAGGTAAGTTCACTTTTCATTTATTTGTGGGGATTCTGTCAAGTTGCCAGCAAAGGAAGAAGTTACTTACACATGCTGTTGTACATCTGGAGccagtttttttttttcttgTGTCATTTTTGTTCGATAGATGGCGATCAGATGGACATGGACACTGTGAGTTTGCAGGCTGTGACCCTTGCAGATGGCTCTACAGCTTACATACAGCACAACCCTAAAGGTAACTAAAATGTCAATCATCTCCAAACATACAGTAATGGAGAGTGGCCATAAAGGTATTGGCTTGACTAACAGTGAACACTGCCCCATAAAGTAACCCCACCCCCACCAAACGGTCTGACCATGTAGAAAGAGTTGATAACCTTGCTTGGCCAAGTCATGACAGATTTATTCTTTCTATTGATTATTATCATGATTTAGTCCATTATTTGATGAGAGCAGTCTGATTGAAGAGTGCAGTCTCCATTTCAGATGGCAAGTTTATGGATGGACAGGTCATTCAGCTGGAGGATGGATCTACTGCATATGTCCAACATGTATCAATGCCAAGAGCAGGTCTGTTTTCCTCTTAGCAATGTTAATTATTGCTGTGTTATAATGAATCATTGCTTATTTTGCTTATTCATGTTTTGCTTATTCCTGACACTATTCACTTTAAGGTTAAACTGTATTGTAATGGGAAAATTAATATAGTTATCAATATTTCCCCATTTTTACTTATCAGAGGAGGCCAACAGGTGGACAGGATCCCCTTTGTGTGACGTAATTGGAGGAGATGGTCTGAGACTTGAGGATGGTCAGGCTGTGCAGCTGGAAGATGGCACAACAGCTTATATCCACACGCCAAAAGGTTTGTCTCAATCTTAAAGCTGCGACATGTAACcttttgggcgacctgaccaaattcacatagaaatgtaattctcattgaaagcaagtctaataaGTGGTcaatctgttctatgtgcgctatgcTTCCTGATCTTAAAtttagtttttgcatcttttactttcggttttgtacacatGCATCAAACAGCCGAAAATATAATagttttggttattgaaaatatatttcagagaTTTAGatagtacaatgattctctacattgcttgttttgtcacataaactgaaattaagcaAACTTAAAATAAAATAGCAACTAGGAAATGGcagtgatttctgcatattgcataTTTTTAAGATTGTTATAAACCTTTTGTAAATGTGTTTTTACCCCGTGTTTAATTTTTTTCATCAGAAATTTGGATGGGGAAATGAAATAAAGCAACTTTTTGCCATAGTGTATTAAACTTAACTGAAACTCCCTCACAGATACCTATGACCAGAATACCCTGCAGGCTGTTCAGCTGGAGGATGGCACCACAGCTTACATCCAGCACACAGTACAGATGCCtcagaccaacaccatcctgGCTATCCAGGCAGATGGAACAGTGTCAGACCTGAATGCTGATGGAACCCTCGACCAAGAGACCATCAACGTGCTGGAACAATACACCGCTAAAGTAGTTTGTTTTTGACATTGTATCTTTACAGCTCATTGACTCAGCATTATATGGAATTTTCAAATACCTTATCTGTTTGAGGTAAAATGGTCACTGGTTATTTCCCCTTTTTGTTTTCTCAGGTGGAGGCTGATGATGTCAACTCCGTACTGATGAGAGCTGAGCAAGATTGTGGTGTGCAGATGCAGGTACTATACTTCTCATGTTTatctaggtcatatcatatttaCCAGCAGTTTACATAGGATACATATTTCTTTCAGATTGTGCTTCAAAGGCAGAGTGGTCGTAGTTCTAGGGAGCAGCCTACAGAGAAATCTTTCCGCTGTGACTATGAGGGCTGTGGGAAACTCTACACAACAGCACACCATCTGAAGGTAAAGCACACTCATTCCCTGAAAATGACTTGGGTTCTTGAATGTAGAATGAGTCAGATTCAATTGGTCCAAATGACATCTGTTTATCTTGTGATTTGCTCTTTTCTACCCTCTGCAGGTACATGAGAGGTACCACACAGGTGACCGGCCATATCTGTGTGATCACCTGGGGTGTGGAAAGAAGTTTGCTACAGGTAATAAACGACCTTCAGACTAATGCAAAGGTCATAAAACCTTTGTGATATGAAGCTGAGGTGCTCTAGGCATATGTCATAGTAACCTTGTTGAAATGGCTAAGGAGATATCAGTTTCCTCAGTTTTAACAATTTCTCACTCATTATCTGAACAATCTCGGTCAGTGTGACTGTGATCCATTAAATGTACAGCACGTGTTTCCAACTcagcaaaatgtgtttttttccccAAAAGGGTATGGCCTGAAAAGTCACATCAGGACACATACTGGTGAGAAGCCTTATCGCTGCCAGGAAGTGCACTGTGCAAAGTCGTTCAAGACGTCAGGTGACCTCCAAAAGCACATCAGAACCCACACAGGTACAAAACTTGTCCAGAGTCAGACTTATACCTAGTCTTATCCCTACATATGCAATATTCAGTGTACAACAAGTTTTTATTTTTGCCCTCGGATTTGGATTAGAAGTCATTTGATCATGCTGTTTATAAATGATCTCATCCATGAACTTGAAGAGGTCTTGAACAAGCTCATCATCCCCTCTGTACTCTAGGAGAGAAGCCATTCATGTGCCCGTTTGAGGGGTGCGGGAGATCGTTTACTACCTCTAACATCAGGAAGGTGCACATtcgcacacacacaggggagaggcCTTACTACTGTGCAGAGCCTGGCTGTGGGCGAGCCTTTGCCAGTGCCACCAACTATAAGAACCACGTGAGGATCCACACAGGTATGTAGTTCTTCTGTTTCTCTTTGTTAAAAGTCACACAACAACATTATTCAGTCCTTTTTGTAGTGTGGCCTTTTACAGTGTGATTCATGAATGGGATATAtttacaggagagaagccttacgttTGCACAGTCCCAGGCTGTGACAAGCGGTTCACAGAGTACTCCAGCCTTTACAAACACCACGTTGTCCACACACCATGCAAGCCCTACAACTGCAACCACTGTGGGAAGACCTACAAGCAGATCTCTACCCTGGCCATGCACAAACGCACAGCTCATAACGTCACAGAGCCCATTGAGGAAGAGCAGGAGGCCTACTATGAACCCCCTACAGGTCAGGCTTGGAAGTCAACACCACCTTACACAGATGTATTAGTCATCAATGGGTGACTTCATCTTAtttgtctttcctctcctctgttttttGGGGAGGAGAAAAAAAATAACCCAACCTATGTGTACGAAGGTGTGGTGTGGTACCCTAAtaaacatacaggtaactgccaaaacaaAGGAAACGCCAACATAGTGTCGTAATAGGACGTTGGGCCGCCAGAACcgcttcaatgcgccttggcatacaagtgtctggaactctatttgAGGGATGTGACACctttcttccatgagaaattccataattttattttttgttgaaggtgatggaaaacgctgtctcaggcccATTCCAGAATAAGTGTTCAGTTGAGATCTGGTGGCTGAGACACACACTCTTTAAATCCCCTATGCTCCTTGTAGATCCGTCTTTCAGATaaactgagatctcttcttctagccatggtagccaaaataatgggtaAATGGGCATTTTATACATTACCCTAAAAATGATGGGATGTTTTTGAATTGCTTagttaactcaggaaccacacctgtgtggaataacctgctttcaatatactttgtactcctagtttgctttattttggcagttacctgtagattACCTCTAAAGTCTGACGTATAACTCAGTGTTTAACGGTTGACTCGCGGTGAATCACTGACTGCTGTTATGCCCTTATCAGGACTGCAACCAGAGTAATGACTTGAGTCACGAGACAATTATTGAGAAATGTCATTGTTGTTATTCCATGTGATTCAGAGGCCATCGATGATCCCTCAGTGAATTTTGCccaggttgaggaggaggaggaggagtcctGTTCGGAACAGATGACTGAGACCATTGGTCAGCAGCATGTGCAGCTCATAACACACCCAGATGGAACCCAACAGGTTAGTTTAAAAGAAATGGTGTCTGAACATTAATATAATAATTTCACCTGAAATGTACCACACCCATATTTATAGCCATAGGACAAGCATCAATTAGAGC harbors:
- the LOC135550689 gene encoding zinc finger protein 143-like isoform X2 gives rise to the protein MLLAQINRDSQGIAEFQNAGGGTQQVTLCLAEAVSDGDQMDMDTVSLQAVTLADGSTAYIQHNPKDGKFMDGQVIQLEDGSTAYVQHVSMPRAEEANRWTGSPLCDVIGGDGLRLEDGQAVQLEDGTTAYIHTPKDTYDQNTLQAVQLEDGTTAYIQHTVQMPQTNTILAIQADGTVSDLNADGTLDQETINVLEQYTAKVEADDVNSVLMRAEQDCGVQMQIVLQRQSGRSSREQPTEKSFRCDYEGCGKLYTTAHHLKVHERYHTGDRPYLCDHLGCGKKFATGYGLKSHIRTHTGEKPYRCQEVHCAKSFKTSGDLQKHIRTHTGEKPFMCPFEGCGRSFTTSNIRKVHIRTHTGERPYYCAEPGCGRAFASATNYKNHVRIHTGEKPYVCTVPGCDKRFTEYSSLYKHHVVHTPCKPYNCNHCGKTYKQISTLAMHKRTAHNVTEPIEEEQEAYYEPPTEAIDDPSVNFAQVEEEEEESCSEQMTETIGQQHVQLITHPDGTQQVSISQADMQALGNTITMVTSDGTTFTVPSHEMLNADGTHSVTMVAADGTEEQVAIDLASFQGMQTEEGVHPVTLLATSNGTQIAVQLSEQPSLEEAIRIASRIQQGEMGLDD
- the LOC135550689 gene encoding zinc finger protein 143-like isoform X1; its protein translation is MLLAQINRDSQGIAEFQNAGGGTQQVTLCLAEAVSDGDQMDMDTVSLQAVTLADGSTAYIQHNPKVSISDGKFMDGQVIQLEDGSTAYVQHVSMPRAEEANRWTGSPLCDVIGGDGLRLEDGQAVQLEDGTTAYIHTPKDTYDQNTLQAVQLEDGTTAYIQHTVQMPQTNTILAIQADGTVSDLNADGTLDQETINVLEQYTAKVEADDVNSVLMRAEQDCGVQMQIVLQRQSGRSSREQPTEKSFRCDYEGCGKLYTTAHHLKVHERYHTGDRPYLCDHLGCGKKFATGYGLKSHIRTHTGEKPYRCQEVHCAKSFKTSGDLQKHIRTHTGEKPFMCPFEGCGRSFTTSNIRKVHIRTHTGERPYYCAEPGCGRAFASATNYKNHVRIHTGEKPYVCTVPGCDKRFTEYSSLYKHHVVHTPCKPYNCNHCGKTYKQISTLAMHKRTAHNVTEPIEEEQEAYYEPPTEAIDDPSVNFAQVEEEEEESCSEQMTETIGQQHVQLITHPDGTQQVSISQADMQALGNTITMVTSDGTTFTVPSHEMLNADGTHSVTMVAADGTEEQVAIDLASFQGMQTEEGVHPVTLLATSNGTQIAVQLSEQPSLEEAIRIASRIQQGEMGLDD